One genomic window of Luteitalea pratensis includes the following:
- a CDS encoding DUF1326 domain-containing protein: MKLLSMSAVFLTLAATTLSAAPASLEGTYLEARTAEVFAGGCVINSEAGTTGREAVLAWKVDRGQFNGVALDGLSVMAAVAGDTNLGVHEIGGERAQTRTAIVVDARATAAQRTALIAMVQALSTRTVSDVVEVTSAPIEFVAGEKDVRIASGAFRLAVHKELDHTMSCGNKQWFSPLATVHHAQAGTTLENAFSGNSLGTKWSDPNKRSAFYGTFSY; this comes from the coding sequence ATGAAACTGCTTTCAATGTCCGCCGTGTTCCTCACCCTCGCCGCGACGACCCTGTCTGCGGCGCCGGCATCACTCGAAGGGACGTACCTCGAGGCGCGCACCGCGGAGGTCTTCGCCGGCGGCTGCGTCATCAACAGCGAGGCCGGGACGACCGGCCGCGAAGCCGTGCTGGCGTGGAAGGTCGATCGCGGCCAGTTCAACGGCGTGGCGCTCGACGGGCTGTCGGTGATGGCGGCCGTCGCCGGCGACACCAACCTCGGCGTGCACGAGATCGGTGGCGAGCGCGCCCAGACTCGCACCGCGATCGTCGTCGACGCACGCGCCACCGCGGCACAGCGCACGGCGTTGATCGCGATGGTCCAGGCCCTGTCCACGCGGACGGTGAGCGACGTGGTGGAAGTCACGTCGGCGCCGATCGAGTTCGTGGCTGGCGAGAAGGACGTGCGCATCGCAAGCGGCGCGTTTCGTCTGGCCGTTCACAAGGAACTCGACCACACGATGTCGTGCGGGAACAAGCAGTGGTTCAGCCCGCTCGCGACCGTGCACCATGCCCAGGCGGGCACCACGCTCGAGAACGCGTTCAGCGGCAACTCGCTCGGCACGAAGTGGAGCGATCCCAACAAGCGGTCTGCGTTCTACGGCACCTTCTCCTACTGA